In a genomic window of Magnolia sinica isolate HGM2019 chromosome 14, MsV1, whole genome shotgun sequence:
- the LOC131225829 gene encoding probable L-cysteine desulfhydrase, chloroplastic, with the protein MDSPPSTAVDPESNGSSSPTENHTPSKRAKISPPDPASEFSHHDPTVARINNGSFGSCPSSILAVQSSYQALFLRQPDDFYFNGLKPAILRSRSSIRDLINADDVDEVAIVDNATTAAAIVFQQISRAFSEGRFSPGDAVVMLHYAYGAVKKSIEAYVARAGGHIIEVYLPFPVSSNDEIVLEFRKALEKGKSNGRRVRLAVIDHITSMPTVLIPVKELTRICREEGVDQVFVDAAHAIGNVEVDMKDIGADFYTSNLHKWFFCPPSVAFLYSRKSPAASDLHHPVVSDEYGNGLAIESAWIGTRDYSAQLVVPEVVEFINRFEGGIEGIRKRNHEAVVEMGQMLVKSWGTHLGTPPDMCTSMIMVGLPGCLRILSDSDGKKLRTHLRECFGIEVPIYYKAAKDGEIEGQEVDRLVTGYARISHQVYNKVDDYYKFRDAINKLVRDGLTCQMLPSN; encoded by the coding sequence ATGGACTCTCCTCCTTCCACAGCCGTCGATCCTGAATCCAACGGCTCATCTTCCCCCACCGAGAATCACACCCCATCCAAAAGGGCCAAGATCTCCCCACCCGACCCCGCCTCCGAATTCTCCCATCACGACCCTACCGTCGCCCGCATCAACAACGGCAGCTTCGGTAGTTGCCCTTCCTCGATCCTGGCCGTCCAATCCTCATACCAGGCCCTCTTCCTCCGCCAGCCCGATGATTTCTACTTCAATGGCCTCAAGCCCGCCATTCTCCGATCCCGATCGTCCATCAGGGACCTCATCAACGCTGATGACGTGGACGAGGTCGCGATCGTCGACAACGCCACCACAGCAGCCGCGATCGTATTCCAGCAGATCTCCCGCGCCTTTTCTGAGGGTAGGTTCTCGCCTGGCGATGCCGTCGTGATGCTGCACTACGCCTATGGCGCTGTGAAGAAGTCCATCGAAGCGTACGTGGCTCGTGCTGGGGGCCACATCATCGAGGTCTATCTACCGTTCCCGGTCAGCTCCAACGATGAGATCGTGCTTGAATTCAGGAAGGCGCTGGAGAAGGGGAAATCGAACGGTCGGAGAGTGAGGCTGGCGGTGATTGACCACATCACGTCGATGCCAACAGTACTGATCCCAGTGAAGGAACTGACTAGGATTTGCAGGGAGGAGGGCGTCGATCAGGTGTTTGTCGATGCGGCTCATGCGATTGGGAATGTTGAGGTCGACATGAAGGACATTGGCGCTGATTTCTACACCAGCAACCTGCACAAGTGGTTCTTCTGCCCGCCGTCCGTGGCGTTCTTGTACTCCCGGAAGTCTCCGGCCGCATCCGATTTGCATCACCCAGTTGTATCGGACGAGTATGGAAATGGATTGGCGATTGAGAGCGCTTGGATTGGGACCAGGGATTACAGCGCACAGCTCGTCGTCCCGGAAGTGGTTGAATTCATCAACAGGTTTGAAGGCGGGATCGAAGGTATTAGGAAGAGGAACCATGAGGCGGTCGTTGAGATGGGGCAGATGCTGGTGAAGTCATGGGGGACCCACCTGGGGACGCCCCCGGACATGTGTACCAGCATGATCATGGTGGGGTTGCCGGGCTGTTTAAGGATTTTGAGTGATTCGGATGGCAAGAAGCTGAGGACCCATTTGAGGGAGTGTTTTGGAATCGAAGTTCCAATATATTATAAGGCGGCAAAAGATGGGGAGATTGAAGGGCAGGAGGTGGACAGGTTGGTGACTGGGTATGCAAGGATTTCTCATCAGGTTTATAACAAGGTTGATGATTACTATAAGTTCAGGGATGCAATAAACAAGCTTGTTCGGGATGGGCTTACTTGCCAAATGCTTCCATCTAACTGA
- the LOC131225830 gene encoding uncharacterized protein LOC131225830, which yields MQSRNVNYTTRCAPSKFFDFMNEVKLKDEHIKAIADTPFKEFMRFPRLPVQRTFLNSILDRWDNASSCFILGGKRVFIKPQDIVVILGLSMRGEYIDLKKKLDDCDKQLKDKYFPNVLLSRNLMEENIKKLLEQSLEESLTDFTKLFILYIFNTILFPNASQTTPKFLLHYVNNLEKMHSYAWATAVYEFLVRSISEGAKKKKGYVNGCVMILEPWLREHIILQPGLTTKMVYPRLLRWVGNNYQQAGTHKKYINSLIHTQVTEDITLTNEEKILLPPDKSNMVEEIRRYLEPVLLRIEEKIDTMLVLPTQLQKLRSEEK from the exons ATGCAATCACGAAACGTCAATTATACCACTAGATGTGCTCCGTCAAAGTTTTTTGATTTTATGAATGAAGTAAAACTAAAAGATGAGCATATTAAAGCAATAGCAGATACCCCCTTTAAAGAATTTATGCGTTTCCCAAGGTTGCCAGTTCAACGCACATTTCTAAACAGTATTCTTGATAGATGGGATAATGCAAGTAGTTGTTTCATCCTTGGAGGAAAGAGGGTCTTTATTAAACCCCAAGACATTGTTGTAATATTGGGGTTGAGTATGAGAGGAGAATATATAGATTTAAAGAAGAAATTGGATGATTGTGATAAACAATTAAAAGACAAGTATTTTCCAAATGTTCTTCTTTCGAGAAATTTGATGGAGGAGAATATTAAGAAGTTGTTGGAACAAAGTTTGGAAGAGTCTTTAACTGACTTTACCAAActtttcattttatatatattcaaTACAATTCTATTTCCAAATGCTAGTCAAACAACTCCTAAATTCCTATTGCACTATGTGAATAACTTGGAAAAAATGCATAGTTATGCATGGGCAACTGCTGTTTACGAGTTTTTGGTTAGAAGTATTTCTGAAGGTGCGAAGAAAAAGAAGGGATACGTGAATGGATGTGTCATGATTTTGGAA ccATGGTTACGTGAGCACATTATTCTTCAGCCAGGGTTAACAACCAAAATGGTGTATCCACGTTTGTTGAGATGGGTCGGAAACAATTATCAACAAGCTGGCACAcataaaaaatacataaatagtCTCATCCACACTCAG GTTACCGAAGATATAACGCTTACAAACGAGGAGAAAATCCTACTACCTCCT GATAAATCAAACATGGTTGAAGAAATACGTCGGTATTTGGAACCTGTACTTTTAAGGATTGAAGAGAAAATT GACACAATGTTGGTTCTACCTACCCAACTGCAAAAGCTAAGATCAGAAGAGAAGTAG